Proteins from one Mesotoga infera genomic window:
- a CDS encoding RnfABCDGE type electron transport complex subunit D yields MKLTMTAAPHLRSGNSVRSIMLDVLIALTPAAVWAVVTFGIRALVLILVCTAGAEALDFFIVRFLRNKKSYRPDLSGSVTGLLLALNLSLAVKWWQALIGVFVSIAIAKAVFGGLGKNFFNPALIGRVFLLISFPVQMTTWFSPFDLQTSATPMAILKEGSSRIFSLQEMFLGTIPGSLGEVSALLLLLGFGWLLLRRRVLPVIPVAYIGTVAIMAAIFNGVNPAFGSPLYHILGGGLMLGALFMATDMVTSPMSIRGHLIFGVGCGVITMVIRLFGGYPEGVSFAILVMNAFVPLIDMVSKPKIFGKVKVKSNA; encoded by the coding sequence GTGAAGTTGACGATGACGGCCGCACCTCACCTGAGGTCTGGCAACAGTGTAAGAAGCATAATGCTCGATGTCCTGATAGCGCTCACTCCCGCCGCAGTCTGGGCAGTCGTTACTTTCGGAATCAGGGCCCTGGTGTTGATACTGGTCTGTACAGCGGGAGCCGAAGCACTCGATTTCTTCATTGTACGCTTTTTGAGGAACAAAAAGAGTTATAGACCTGACCTGAGTGGTTCTGTCACCGGTCTCCTTCTGGCCCTGAACCTCTCTCTGGCTGTGAAATGGTGGCAGGCCCTAATCGGAGTTTTCGTATCCATAGCGATCGCCAAGGCGGTCTTCGGAGGACTTGGCAAGAACTTCTTCAACCCGGCTCTCATAGGCAGAGTCTTTCTTTTGATATCCTTCCCCGTTCAGATGACAACCTGGTTCAGCCCCTTCGATCTCCAGACTAGCGCCACGCCCATGGCGATACTAAAAGAAGGTTCGTCGAGGATCTTTTCTCTCCAGGAGATGTTCCTAGGGACCATTCCCGGCTCTCTTGGCGAGGTCAGCGCTCTCCTGCTTCTACTGGGATTCGGCTGGCTATTGCTTCGCAGAAGAGTCTTACCGGTGATACCGGTCGCGTATATAGGGACGGTAGCCATTATGGCCGCGATCTTCAACGGAGTCAATCCGGCTTTCGGATCGCCCCTGTATCACATACTCGGAGGCGGACTTATGCTTGGAGCACTCTTCATGGCAACCGACATGGTGACAAGCCCTATGTCTATCAGGGGACACTTGATATTCGGAGTGGGATGTGGAGTCATCACTATGGTGATCAGACTCTTCGGCGGATATCCAGAGGGGGTCTCCTTCGCGATTCTGGTCATGAACGCCTTTGTACCCTTGATAGATATGGTTTCCAAGCCGAAAATCTTCGGGAAGGTAAAGGTGAAGTCCAATGCGTGA
- a CDS encoding RnfABCDGE type electron transport complex subunit G — protein MRDYFKTGITLMIITVIAAFALSAVYSIVKEPIANAELGARLQAIRDVLKDPSTGKSMVSDGKIPSTASDLANFEWSPSGFQVEDGIIFKGEDGRGKVDSPVYRFTSDDGMEIYIAIASAVGYGGDVKTMASFISTDTGLKLNGIKVLEYSQETPGLGANIASSDIQKRFYPVETSGLERELKVNKDAGVTPTGEEIDLKRETEGIVTVTDVMTGATITPRAVTVSINTMYQFLKKAGVK, from the coding sequence ATGCGTGACTATTTCAAAACGGGAATAACACTGATGATAATTACCGTTATAGCTGCTTTCGCCCTTTCCGCGGTCTATTCGATCGTCAAGGAACCCATCGCGAACGCCGAACTTGGAGCGAGGCTGCAGGCGATAAGAGATGTGCTAAAGGATCCATCTACCGGCAAATCTATGGTTAGCGATGGGAAAATCCCCTCAACCGCCAGCGATCTGGCCAATTTCGAGTGGTCCCCTTCGGGGTTTCAGGTTGAAGACGGGATAATCTTTAAAGGTGAAGATGGCAGGGGAAAGGTCGATAGTCCCGTTTACAGGTTCACATCCGACGATGGAATGGAAATCTATATAGCCATCGCAAGTGCTGTGGGGTACGGCGGAGATGTCAAAACGATGGCGTCATTCATTTCTACCGACACTGGATTGAAGTTGAACGGAATAAAGGTTCTCGAATATTCGCAGGAGACGCCGGGTCTGGGGGCAAACATAGCCAGTTCCGATATTCAAAAGAGATTCTACCCGGTGGAAACTTCCGGTCTGGAGAGAGAGCTTAAAGTCAATAAAGATGCGGGTGTGACCCCGACCGGCGAGGAGATCGATCTGAAAAGAGAAACCGAAGGAATAGTTACGGTTACGGACGTGATGACCGGTGCGACGATAACTCCGAGGGCCGTAACCGTATCGATAAACACGATGTATCAGTTCCTGAAGAAGGCAGGTGTTAAATAA
- the rsxE gene encoding electron transport complex subunit RsxE: MAGSRLKVFTNGLLKQNPTFMQVLGMCPTLATTTSAENGLGMGLATTAVLALSNITISLVRKLIPDKIRIPAYIVIIASFVTIIDMLMHGFIYNLWKTLGLFIPLIVVNCIILGRAEAFASKNNVFDSFLDGLGMGLGFTGALVLLGSVREFLGNGSIFGAHLSDVKMFAMILPPGAFIALGMLAAFFNYLGIRREKAKKETK, encoded by the coding sequence ATGGCCGGATCGAGATTGAAGGTATTTACAAACGGTCTGCTCAAACAGAATCCAACTTTCATGCAGGTTCTGGGGATGTGTCCTACATTGGCAACCACGACCAGCGCCGAAAACGGCCTGGGAATGGGGTTGGCGACCACGGCCGTACTGGCCCTGTCCAATATAACAATTTCGCTGGTGCGAAAATTAATTCCCGACAAGATCAGAATACCCGCGTATATCGTCATAATAGCGTCGTTCGTCACTATTATCGACATGCTAATGCATGGTTTTATATATAATCTATGGAAGACGCTGGGGCTTTTCATTCCACTTATTGTGGTTAACTGTATAATTCTCGGTCGTGCGGAGGCCTTTGCATCCAAGAACAACGTCTTCGATTCTTTTCTCGATGGCCTGGGCATGGGGTTGGGTTTCACCGGTGCGTTGGTCTTACTTGGATCGGTGAGAGAATTCCTCGGAAATGGCTCTATCTTCGGTGCACACCTGTCGGACGTCAAGATGTTCGCCATGATTCTCCCCCCCGGTGCCTTCATAGCATTGGGAATGCTTGCCGCCTTCTTCAATTATCTTGGGATAAGGCGTGAAAAAGCGAAGAAAGAGACTAAGTGA
- the rsxA gene encoding electron transport complex subunit RsxA: protein MATRLLFIFLSAILINNFVLSRFLGICPFLGVSKKVDTAVGMSIAVIFVMILASIITWLLNILLVSLGLSFLTTIVFILIIATLVQFVEIVLKKTSPALYEALGIFLPLITTNCAILGLALLNVQQNYTLIETIVNSAGAGLGFALALILFSTIRERMELSDIPAPFKGTASALITAGLLSMAFMGFQGLVKL, encoded by the coding sequence ATGGCGACCAGACTGTTGTTCATATTCTTATCCGCGATACTTATTAACAATTTCGTTCTCTCGAGATTTCTGGGAATCTGTCCCTTTCTCGGCGTTTCCAAGAAGGTCGATACTGCTGTTGGAATGAGTATAGCCGTTATATTCGTGATGATTCTGGCATCTATAATCACGTGGTTGTTGAACATCCTGCTGGTATCTCTTGGACTTTCCTTTTTGACGACCATCGTTTTCATACTTATAATAGCTACGCTTGTGCAGTTCGTGGAGATAGTGCTGAAAAAGACGAGTCCAGCATTGTACGAGGCTCTGGGTATATTTCTTCCACTAATCACGACCAACTGTGCAATTCTTGGACTGGCACTACTTAATGTTCAGCAGAATTATACTCTCATCGAAACAATAGTGAACTCTGCCGGAGCTGGACTGGGATTTGCACTCGCCCTGATCCTTTTTTCTACAATAAGAGAAAGGATGGAGCTTTCAGATATTCCAGCTCCTTTCAAAGGAACGGCGAGTGCCCTGATAACGGCGGGACTTTTATCGATGGCCTTCATGGGTTTCCAGGGTCTCGTAAAGCTGTGA
- a CDS encoding RnfABCDGE type electron transport complex subunit B, producing the protein MTIVYSVLLMAILGVGAGVFLAFASAKFAVKEDPRVKLIEAALPGVNCGACGFPGCPAFAKAIAEGKAVLDGCLPGKRSGVPEKLKVIMDSETEKLVALYEEAGEDPQKALAKLLESSGKEIKQASPKPVRPSQEEIDTYKGKLRDDKRATLIYSVLPNINCGICGSPGCAAFALKVATKEEQAEKCVPGKRQNVPDRVAKIMSLKDEEVSKVLEETSGDTAEIKKKFEVQS; encoded by the coding sequence ATGACGATAGTTTATTCGGTACTCTTAATGGCGATTCTAGGAGTAGGCGCCGGCGTCTTCCTCGCTTTCGCCTCCGCAAAATTCGCCGTCAAAGAGGATCCAAGAGTTAAACTGATTGAGGCAGCACTGCCAGGGGTCAACTGCGGAGCGTGCGGCTTCCCTGGATGTCCGGCCTTCGCGAAAGCGATTGCCGAAGGCAAGGCGGTTCTTGATGGCTGCTTGCCCGGAAAAAGATCGGGAGTCCCTGAAAAGTTGAAAGTCATAATGGACAGCGAAACGGAAAAACTCGTTGCACTCTACGAAGAAGCGGGCGAGGATCCACAGAAGGCACTGGCCAAACTTCTGGAGAGCTCCGGCAAAGAAATAAAGCAAGCTTCTCCTAAACCGGTGAGGCCCTCACAGGAAGAGATAGATACATACAAAGGGAAACTGAGGGACGATAAAAGGGCGACACTTATATACTCTGTATTGCCCAATATCAATTGTGGAATCTGTGGTTCCCCCGGTTGTGCGGCCTTCGCATTGAAAGTAGCGACAAAGGAGGAGCAGGCAGAAAAGTGTGTCCCTGGAAAGAGGCAGAACGTTCCCGATAGAGTGGCAAAAATCATGTCGCTCAAGGATGAGGAAGTCAGCAAAGTACTCGAAGAGACCTCCGGAGACACTGCCGAGATAAAAAAGAAATTCGAGGTGCAAAGTTGA